The following proteins are co-located in the Echinicola sp. 20G genome:
- a CDS encoding response regulator yields MFSFDSIVLIDDDPINNLINKRLISKMNLSSNVEEFLEAENALEQIISLGRDKKLLILLDINMPVMNGWDFLDQYEQNCTGRDDIILMLSSSIDFQDRKKSEEYLSVQGFIEKPLTSQKLVETLPDHVKKQ; encoded by the coding sequence ATGTTTTCATTTGATTCAATTGTTTTAATAGATGACGACCCTATTAACAACCTCATTAACAAGAGGTTGATCAGTAAAATGAACCTAAGTTCTAATGTTGAAGAATTTTTAGAGGCAGAAAATGCATTAGAGCAAATCATCTCTTTAGGACGTGATAAAAAGCTTTTAATTTTATTGGACATCAATATGCCTGTCATGAATGGCTGGGACTTTCTGGATCAATATGAGCAAAATTGTACCGGAAGAGATGACATCATCTTAATGCTTTCCAGTTCCATTGATTTTCAGGACAGAAAAAAATCAGAAGAATACCTCTCTGTCCAAGGTTTTATTGAAAAACCATTGACGAGCCAAAAGCTAGTAGAAACACTGCCCGACCATGTCAAAAAACAATGA
- a CDS encoding LptE family protein has translation MISVSKSKLIFILFCLPIVFLTACKVEYSFTGTTLDYNVTQTFSVANFFNDSGGGPANMGQNFTESLKDYFQRNTQLELVQSSGDLQFEGAITRYSVTPQATVTSTDPNIPDRAGQMRLTIAVEVNYMNLSNEEEDTKKTFSFYQDYDPRTTSSLEVESDLIEIIFENIIQDIFTSTVANW, from the coding sequence ATGATATCAGTGAGTAAAAGCAAGCTCATTTTCATTTTATTTTGCCTTCCAATAGTTTTTCTCACAGCTTGTAAGGTAGAGTACAGTTTTACCGGGACAACTTTGGATTATAATGTTACCCAAACATTTTCGGTAGCCAACTTCTTCAATGATTCAGGAGGAGGCCCTGCCAACATGGGGCAAAACTTCACCGAATCATTAAAAGATTATTTCCAAAGAAACACCCAGCTAGAGTTGGTACAATCAAGTGGTGACCTTCAGTTTGAGGGAGCCATTACCAGATACTCGGTCACTCCACAGGCAACAGTTACCAGTACAGACCCAAATATCCCTGACAGGGCTGGACAGATGCGTTTAACGATCGCTGTAGAGGTCAATTACATGAACTTGTCCAACGAAGAAGAGGATACTAAAAAGACTTTTTCTTTCTATCAGGACTATGACCCTAGGACAACGTCATCATTAGAGGTAGAAAGTGATTTGATCGAAATAATCTTTGAAAACATCATTCAGGATATTTTCACCTCTACTGTGGCTAATTGGTAA
- the corA gene encoding magnesium/cobalt transporter CorA has protein sequence MSKNNDIGEITSPILELYSFGENKFEKHLIKNVEQVQPFLLQQDYKFWLNISTISNKELITQIGTLFNLHPLVIEAIIDPDQRPKIEEFDDYIFIVTKMLYSKNGVKEIKVEHLSILFGSNFIISFQENPQDIFDPIRTRLENPKGKMRRLGTDYFTYTLIDSIVDEYYAILELIADAIEKMEDRIIGQKNNMNLSDIYHHRKTLSKVRKNSWPMREILSQWKKSDHALIKRKNITYINDIYENSIEILENLELQREAMGTLAEMYMTQLSTKQNEVMKTLTVIATIFIPLTFIAGVYGMNFKEMPELEWSFGYPIIWLIFIILTALMIYYFKRKKWF, from the coding sequence ATGTCAAAAAACAATGATATCGGCGAAATAACTTCTCCCATTCTTGAGCTTTATAGTTTTGGTGAAAACAAATTCGAGAAACACCTCATAAAGAACGTTGAACAAGTCCAACCTTTCCTTCTTCAACAAGACTACAAATTTTGGCTAAATATCAGCACCATTTCCAACAAGGAACTGATCACCCAAATAGGCACCTTGTTCAATTTGCACCCATTGGTTATCGAAGCCATTATCGATCCAGATCAACGTCCTAAAATCGAAGAATTTGATGATTACATTTTCATTGTCACCAAGATGTTGTATTCCAAAAATGGTGTAAAAGAAATTAAAGTTGAGCACTTGAGTATTCTCTTTGGAAGCAACTTCATCATTTCATTTCAGGAGAATCCACAAGATATTTTCGATCCCATCAGAACAAGACTAGAAAACCCAAAAGGCAAAATGAGAAGATTGGGAACAGATTATTTTACTTATACGCTCATTGATTCAATTGTAGATGAATACTACGCCATATTAGAACTCATCGCCGATGCCATTGAAAAAATGGAAGACCGAATCATTGGTCAGAAAAACAACATGAACCTATCTGATATTTACCACCACAGAAAAACACTGAGCAAGGTACGAAAAAATTCATGGCCAATGAGAGAAATTCTTTCACAGTGGAAGAAATCAGATCATGCGCTAATCAAGCGAAAAAACATAACATACATCAATGACATCTATGAAAATAGTATTGAAATATTAGAGAACTTAGAGTTACAAAGAGAAGCGATGGGCACCTTGGCCGAAATGTACATGACTCAACTGAGTACCAAGCAAAATGAGGTCATGAAGACCCTCACAGTTATTGCTACTATTTTTATTCCACTTACATTTATTGCTGGTGTTTATGGAATGAACTTTAAAGAAATGCCCGAGTTGGAATGGTCATTTGGCTATCCCATCATCTGGCTGATCTTTATCATACTGACCGCCTTGATGATTTACTATTTCAAAAGAAAAAAGTGGTTTTAA
- a CDS encoding sterol desaturase family protein produces the protein MFENYKSLEDLGANDWPNIILWAAPVMFALVFAEWGLSIYKNRDSYDGKDFLAASTIGLINVGISAVIKVALFTAVLFFWNIVPWKIAPSWWSFILCFIAIDFARYWAHRVAHEQRFWWATHVTHHNSNKYNFSVSFRLSWTQHIKFIFFIPVVMIGFDPFVFFICHQIAVLYQFWIHTEYINKLPAPIEYIFTTPSHHRVHHASDEHYLDKNYGSTFIIWDRMFGTFMPEAERPNYGITKPVNTYNPVTLVFHEWYDIVSDLKKAESKNEAFKILFGKPGDEVIKNRELKRQKEKEEESSLINQSKRQPSPILNEQEPSLLQKE, from the coding sequence ATGTTTGAAAACTATAAAAGTCTTGAGGATTTGGGAGCCAATGATTGGCCCAACATCATCCTCTGGGCAGCCCCTGTTATGTTTGCTTTGGTATTTGCCGAATGGGGTTTAAGTATTTATAAAAATAGAGACTCTTATGACGGGAAAGACTTTTTGGCCGCTTCCACCATTGGCCTGATCAATGTGGGAATAAGCGCTGTGATCAAGGTAGCACTATTCACAGCAGTTCTTTTCTTTTGGAATATTGTTCCTTGGAAAATAGCACCTTCCTGGTGGTCCTTTATCTTGTGCTTTATTGCCATTGACTTTGCAAGGTACTGGGCTCACAGGGTTGCTCATGAGCAGCGGTTTTGGTGGGCCACTCATGTCACCCATCATAATTCCAACAAATACAATTTCTCGGTATCATTCAGACTAAGTTGGACTCAGCACATTAAGTTCATCTTCTTTATCCCTGTTGTGATGATTGGATTTGACCCATTTGTCTTCTTTATCTGTCATCAAATTGCCGTTTTGTATCAGTTTTGGATTCATACAGAATACATCAACAAGCTTCCTGCACCAATAGAATACATCTTCACAACGCCATCCCATCATAGAGTACACCATGCCAGTGATGAGCATTATCTTGATAAAAACTATGGATCTACCTTTATCATTTGGGACAGGATGTTTGGAACTTTTATGCCGGAAGCCGAAAGGCCAAATTATGGCATTACGAAACCAGTGAACACCTATAACCCTGTCACATTGGTTTTCCACGAGTGGTACGATATTGTAAGTGACCTAAAAAAGGCAGAAAGCAAAAATGAGGCTTTTAAAATCCTATTTGGAAAGCCCGGTGATGAAGTTATCAAAAACCGTGAGCTGAAAAGACAGAAAGAAAAAGAGGAAGAAAGCAGTCTAATCAATCAATCAAAAAGACAACCAAGCCCAATCTTAAACGAACAGGAACCCTCGCTTCTTCAAAAAGAATAA
- the secG gene encoding preprotein translocase subunit SecG yields the protein MFTLLISIIIVLAVLLVLVILGQNSKGGVGAAFGGSASQIMGVTKTGNILEKSTWVLAIAILILSLGTSAFLESNNGTTDEFTSPNIESAKEQMITPTFGDDQSILPAEEESEADTAQ from the coding sequence ATGTTTACTTTATTAATCAGCATCATCATCGTTTTGGCCGTGTTATTGGTTCTAGTGATCTTGGGTCAAAACTCTAAAGGCGGTGTTGGCGCGGCATTTGGAGGAAGCGCTTCTCAAATCATGGGAGTTACCAAAACCGGTAATATTCTTGAAAAATCCACTTGGGTACTTGCGATAGCCATATTGATTCTTTCCCTTGGAACTTCTGCATTCTTGGAAAGTAACAATGGTACCACGGATGAATTTACTTCTCCAAACATTGAAAGTGCCAAGGAGCAAATGATAACTCCTACTTTTGGTGATGACCAAAGTATACTTCCAGCAGAAGAAGAATCTGAAGCAGACACTGCACAATAA
- the groES gene encoding co-chaperone GroES: MSKVNIKPLADRVLVEPAAAEEKTASGLYIPDTAKEKPQKGTVVAVGNGKKDEPLTVQVGDTVLYGKYAGTELSVEGADYLIMRESDIFAIL; this comes from the coding sequence ATGTCAAAAGTGAACATCAAACCTCTTGCAGACAGAGTTCTAGTTGAACCTGCTGCAGCTGAAGAGAAAACAGCATCTGGACTTTACATTCCTGACACTGCCAAAGAAAAACCACAAAAAGGCACTGTTGTAGCTGTTGGCAATGGAAAAAAAGATGAACCACTTACTGTCCAAGTAGGCGACACTGTATTGTACGGCAAATACGCCGGTACAGAACTTTCAGTAGAAGGTGCTGATTATTTGATTATGAGGGAGTCCGATATTTTCGCGATCCTTTAA
- the groL gene encoding chaperonin GroEL (60 kDa chaperone family; promotes refolding of misfolded polypeptides especially under stressful conditions; forms two stacked rings of heptamers to form a barrel-shaped 14mer; ends can be capped by GroES; misfolded proteins enter the barrel where they are refolded when GroES binds) → MAKELFFDTDARDKLKKGVDALAEAVKVTLGPKGRNVIIDKKFGAPTITKDGVSVAKEIELEEPIENMGAQLVKEVASKTADNAGDGTTTATVLTQAIFNVGIKNVAAGANPMDLKRGIDKAVAAVVAELKATSKEISTSKEIAQVGTISANNDEEIGNMIADAMDKVGKDGVITVEEAKGTETEVRTVEGMQFDRGYLSPYFTTNTEKMEAELENPYILIYDKKISSMKELLPVLEPVAQSGKPLLIIAEDVDGEALATLVVNKIRGALKVAAVKAPGFGDRRKAMLEDIAILTGGTVISEERGYKLENATVEYLGTAEKVNIDKDNTTIVNGAGEKSAIEGRIAEIKSQIEKTTSDYDREKLQERLAKLSGGVAILYIGAATEVEMKEKKDRVDDALHATRAAVQEGVVVGGGVALIRASSALEGLKGENEDQDTGINIIKQAIESPLRSIVANAGAEGSVVINKIKEGTGNFGYNARTDKFEDLFESGVIDPTKVTRLALENAASIAALLLTTECVVADVKEEGAPVPPMGGGGMGGMM, encoded by the coding sequence ATGGCAAAGGAATTATTTTTCGATACAGACGCGAGAGACAAACTGAAAAAAGGTGTTGACGCTCTTGCAGAAGCAGTAAAAGTAACATTAGGCCCAAAAGGTCGAAACGTAATCATCGACAAGAAATTTGGCGCACCGACTATCACTAAAGATGGTGTGTCTGTAGCTAAAGAAATTGAACTAGAAGAGCCAATCGAAAACATGGGAGCTCAACTAGTAAAAGAAGTAGCATCAAAAACTGCTGACAATGCTGGTGACGGCACTACCACTGCTACTGTTTTGACTCAAGCTATCTTTAACGTAGGTATCAAAAACGTAGCTGCTGGTGCTAACCCAATGGACCTTAAAAGAGGTATCGACAAGGCTGTAGCGGCTGTTGTTGCTGAATTGAAAGCTACTTCTAAAGAAATCTCTACTTCCAAAGAAATCGCTCAAGTAGGTACTATCTCTGCTAACAATGACGAGGAAATCGGTAACATGATTGCTGATGCCATGGATAAAGTGGGGAAAGATGGGGTCATCACTGTTGAAGAAGCTAAAGGTACTGAAACTGAAGTTAGAACTGTAGAAGGTATGCAGTTTGACAGAGGTTACCTTTCTCCTTATTTCACTACCAACACTGAAAAGATGGAAGCTGAATTGGAGAATCCTTACATCTTGATCTACGACAAGAAGATCTCTTCAATGAAGGAATTGCTTCCTGTATTGGAGCCAGTGGCTCAGTCAGGCAAGCCACTTTTGATCATTGCTGAAGATGTTGACGGTGAAGCGCTAGCTACTTTGGTAGTAAATAAAATCAGAGGCGCCCTGAAAGTAGCAGCTGTAAAAGCTCCTGGTTTCGGTGACAGAAGAAAAGCCATGTTGGAAGACATCGCTATCCTTACTGGCGGTACAGTTATTTCTGAAGAAAGAGGTTACAAACTTGAAAACGCTACCGTTGAGTACCTAGGTACAGCTGAAAAAGTAAATATCGATAAAGACAACACTACTATCGTTAACGGTGCCGGTGAAAAGTCTGCAATCGAAGGTAGAATTGCTGAGATCAAATCTCAAATTGAAAAGACCACTTCTGATTACGACAGAGAGAAGCTTCAAGAAAGATTGGCTAAGCTTTCTGGCGGTGTAGCTATCCTTTACATTGGTGCTGCTACTGAAGTGGAAATGAAAGAGAAAAAAGACAGAGTTGATGATGCACTTCATGCAACAAGAGCAGCCGTTCAAGAAGGTGTTGTTGTAGGTGGTGGTGTTGCTTTGATCAGAGCTTCTTCTGCCCTAGAAGGCCTAAAAGGAGAAAATGAAGACCAAGACACTGGTATCAACATCATCAAACAAGCTATTGAGTCTCCATTGAGATCTATTGTGGCCAATGCTGGTGCTGAAGGTTCAGTTGTAATCAACAAAATCAAAGAAGGAACTGGTAACTTCGGATACAATGCACGTACTGACAAATTCGAAGACTTGTTCGAATCTGGAGTAATTGACCCAACTAAAGTTACTAGACTTGCTTTAGAAAATGCTGCATCTATCGCTGCACTACTTTTAACTACAGAATGTGTCGTAGCAGATGTTAAAGAAGAAGGCGCTCCAGTACCTCCAATGGGTGGTGGAGGAATGGGGGGCATGATGTAA
- a CDS encoding VOC family protein: MKFTGIHHIAIICSNYKVSKEFYTDILGLSIIREVYREKRDSYKLDLALNDHYVIELFSFPSAPSRTSRPEACGLRHLAFSVQDINKASSYLVEQGFAVEEIRVDELTGKKFTFFQDPDGLPLELYEI; this comes from the coding sequence ATGAAGTTCACCGGAATACATCACATCGCTATTATTTGTTCAAATTACAAAGTGTCTAAAGAGTTTTACACTGATATTTTGGGTTTAAGTATCATTAGAGAAGTTTATCGGGAAAAGCGAGATTCCTATAAGCTTGATTTGGCATTAAATGATCATTATGTTATTGAGTTATTTTCTTTTCCATCAGCCCCTTCTCGGACTAGTAGACCCGAAGCATGTGGCTTGAGACATTTGGCATTTTCTGTTCAAGATATCAACAAGGCTTCATCATATTTGGTGGAGCAAGGCTTTGCAGTTGAGGAAATAAGGGTTGATGAATTGACGGGTAAGAAGTTTACTTTTTTTCAGGATCCTGATGGTTTGCCTTTGGAACTTTATGAAATTTAA
- a CDS encoding sigma-54-dependent Fis family transcriptional regulator, translating to MISDAEVLSVKQRFGIIGNSSLLNHAIRVAMQAAPTDMTVLITGESGSGKESFSKIIHSISTRKHGKFIAINCGAIPEGTIDSELFGHEKGSFTGAHEARKGYFEVTDGGSIFLDEIGEMPLGTQARLLRVLENGEFIKVGSSKVQKTNVRVIAATNVNLIKAVEKGKFREDLYYRLNTVPIYVPPLRERGDDIILLFRKFTTDFSEKYKVKPISLDHEAKELLLKFPFKGNIRQLKNLAEQISLLEEDREVNAITLAKYLPSDESNLPAPFGQNMGKSGEGSSDFSEREILYKVLFDMKKDMTDLKKLVLDSYQSGGLNQNIIKKHHSLFEDMDDSVSFEDTPSNKPSSSMPIVLESSSSNPSQQEDYDDEGIEDILHEEDDNSLSIEKKEKELIVKALRKHNNKRKYAAQDLGISERTLYRKIKQYDISE from the coding sequence ATGATAAGCGACGCTGAAGTACTATCCGTAAAGCAACGATTTGGAATAATCGGTAACAGCTCTTTGCTCAACCATGCCATAAGAGTGGCCATGCAAGCAGCACCAACCGATATGACTGTGCTTATTACCGGTGAAAGTGGTAGTGGCAAAGAATCTTTTTCTAAAATCATCCATTCCATTAGCACGAGGAAGCATGGCAAATTCATCGCTATAAACTGTGGTGCAATCCCTGAAGGAACGATTGATTCAGAGCTTTTTGGTCACGAAAAGGGATCTTTTACTGGTGCCCATGAGGCAAGGAAAGGTTACTTTGAAGTGACGGATGGTGGTTCCATATTTCTGGATGAAATAGGTGAAATGCCATTAGGAACACAAGCTAGGCTGTTAAGAGTTTTGGAAAACGGTGAGTTTATCAAGGTAGGCTCCTCAAAGGTCCAAAAGACCAATGTCAGAGTCATCGCTGCCACCAACGTGAACTTGATCAAAGCTGTTGAAAAAGGGAAATTCAGAGAAGACCTTTATTATAGACTTAACACTGTCCCTATCTACGTTCCACCGCTTCGTGAACGTGGAGATGACATTATTTTGCTTTTCAGGAAATTCACCACAGACTTTTCGGAAAAGTACAAGGTAAAGCCTATTTCACTCGACCATGAAGCAAAGGAATTGCTGCTGAAATTCCCTTTTAAAGGAAATATCCGTCAGTTAAAAAATTTAGCTGAGCAAATCTCGTTATTGGAAGAGGATAGAGAGGTGAATGCCATCACATTGGCGAAGTATTTGCCTTCTGATGAATCCAACTTACCTGCCCCATTTGGTCAGAACATGGGCAAATCAGGAGAAGGTTCCAGTGATTTTTCAGAAAGAGAAATCTTATACAAGGTGTTGTTTGACATGAAGAAAGACATGACTGACTTAAAGAAGTTGGTCCTGGATTCTTATCAGTCCGGCGGGCTGAATCAAAACATCATCAAGAAGCACCACTCTCTTTTCGAAGATATGGATGATTCAGTTTCGTTTGAAGATACTCCTTCCAACAAACCATCCTCGTCCATGCCTATCGTATTGGAGTCTAGCTCATCAAACCCTTCTCAGCAGGAAGACTATGATGATGAAGGCATTGAAGACATCCTCCATGAGGAAGATGACAACTCTCTTTCCATTGAGAAAAAAGAAAAAGAGTTGATCGTAAAGGCACTTAGAAAACATAATAATAAGAGGAAATATGCCGCTCAGGATTTGGGGATTTCGGAAAGGACTTTGTACCGTAAAATCAAACAGTATGATATCAGTGAGTAA
- a CDS encoding catalase translates to MSEERKHNKLSTASGRIYVENDNTKTVGPRGPILLEDYILHEKMAHFNRERIPERVVHAKGSGAFGTFTVTNDISKYTKAKLFNKVGKKTKVFARFSTVGGEKGSADTERDPRGFAVKFYTEDGNWDLVGNNTPIFFIKDPKKFSDFIHTQKRDPYTNMKSPTMMWDFWSLMPESLHQVLILMSDRGTPKGFRHMNGYGSHTFSLINEKNEKVWVKFHFKTAQGIQNFTDEEAAEMKSKDMDYSQRDLLEAIENGNFPKWNLKIQVMSLDEARRVDFNPFDLTKVWPHADFPLIDVGEMELNRNPDNYFQDVEQAAFAPAHIVDGVSYSPDKMLQGRILSYPDAHRYRLGANYEQIPVNRCPFAVNNYERDGFMRVDGNQGSKPNYFPNSFDDIEIDNSYKEPSDDLGDHIADWYDRNSKVGGNDHYSQPRALFRDVMSKEEQDNTIKNTIGAMSGISGPKKDEIINRQLCHWFRMDEEFGARVAEGLGVNVNAVMAAMNGAH, encoded by the coding sequence ATGTCAGAAGAAAGAAAACACAATAAGCTTTCCACCGCATCCGGAAGGATTTATGTGGAAAATGACAATACGAAGACCGTAGGGCCAAGAGGGCCAATCCTTTTGGAAGATTATATATTGCATGAGAAAATGGCCCATTTCAATAGGGAAAGAATTCCTGAGCGGGTAGTGCACGCAAAAGGGTCAGGAGCATTTGGGACTTTCACGGTGACCAATGATATCAGTAAATACACCAAAGCGAAACTATTTAATAAGGTAGGTAAAAAGACAAAGGTTTTTGCCAGGTTTTCCACAGTAGGAGGGGAGAAAGGTTCTGCTGATACAGAAAGGGATCCTAGAGGGTTTGCGGTTAAATTTTATACTGAGGATGGCAACTGGGACTTGGTTGGAAACAATACGCCAATATTTTTTATCAAAGACCCTAAAAAGTTCAGCGATTTTATCCATACTCAAAAAAGAGATCCATATACAAATATGAAATCACCGACGATGATGTGGGATTTTTGGTCTTTGATGCCTGAATCTTTACATCAGGTCTTGATTTTAATGAGTGATAGGGGAACCCCAAAAGGATTTCGTCACATGAATGGCTATGGTTCACATACCTTTTCTTTAATCAATGAGAAAAATGAGAAAGTTTGGGTAAAGTTTCACTTCAAGACAGCCCAAGGTATCCAAAACTTTACGGATGAGGAAGCTGCAGAAATGAAATCCAAGGACATGGACTATTCTCAGAGAGATTTGTTGGAGGCTATTGAAAACGGAAATTTTCCAAAGTGGAATTTAAAAATTCAAGTAATGAGTTTGGATGAAGCAAGGAGAGTGGACTTTAACCCTTTTGACTTGACAAAAGTGTGGCCCCATGCAGATTTTCCATTAATTGATGTTGGGGAAATGGAGCTTAATAGAAACCCGGATAATTACTTTCAAGATGTGGAACAGGCAGCATTTGCACCTGCCCACATTGTTGATGGTGTGAGCTACAGTCCTGATAAAATGCTTCAGGGAAGAATTCTATCTTATCCTGATGCGCACAGGTACAGACTTGGTGCCAACTATGAACAAATTCCGGTCAACCGCTGCCCCTTTGCTGTCAATAATTATGAGCGAGATGGCTTTATGCGTGTTGATGGAAATCAGGGTTCGAAACCAAACTATTTTCCAAATAGTTTTGATGATATTGAAATAGACAATTCCTACAAAGAACCTTCGGATGATTTAGGAGATCATATTGCAGATTGGTATGATCGAAATAGTAAGGTTGGAGGCAATGATCATTATTCCCAACCAAGGGCACTTTTCAGGGATGTGATGAGTAAGGAAGAACAGGACAATACCATTAAAAATACCATAGGCGCAATGAGTGGTATTTCTGGTCCTAAGAAAGATGAAATCATCAATAGGCAGCTTTGTCATTGGTTCAGAATGGATGAGGAATTTGGAGCACGAGTAGCAGAAGGTTTAGGTGTGAATGTAAATGCTGTGATGGCTGCTATGAACGGAGCACACTAA
- the miaB gene encoding tRNA (N6-isopentenyl adenosine(37)-C2)-methylthiotransferase MiaB, which yields MENIIKDIDIIPAEEAQACDFKTTEEENTGKHKKLYIESYGCQMNFSDSEIVASIMKENGFDTTSNFEQADVIFLNTCSIREKAELTVRKRLSQFNTIKREKPELTIGVLGCMAERLKDKLLEEEKLVDVVVGPDAYRDLPNLVKVAEEGDKGVNTFLSREETYADISPVRLNSNGLTAFISIMRGCDNMCSFCVVPFTRGRERSRDPHSIVREAQALFDQGYREVTLLGQNVDSYKWSPEENNKARLNKQEGAVSEVINFANLLEMVAKVSPLLRVRFSTSHPKDITDEVLYTMKKYDNICKYIHLPVQSGNSRVLDMMNRTYDREWYLERVAKIREILGQECGISSDMIAGFCTETEEEHQETLSLMDIVKYDFSYMFYYSERPGTLAAKKYEDDIPLDTKKRRLQEIINKQSQHSLERNQLDVGQIQQILVEGTSKRSEDQLKGRNSANKVVIIPKGNVQKGDYVQVKITDCTAATLFGEVVS from the coding sequence ATGGAGAATATTATCAAGGATATTGACATAATTCCTGCTGAAGAGGCGCAGGCATGTGATTTTAAAACCACAGAAGAGGAGAATACAGGAAAGCATAAAAAGCTATATATAGAAAGTTATGGCTGTCAAATGAATTTCTCTGACAGTGAAATTGTCGCTTCCATCATGAAAGAGAATGGTTTCGACACCACTTCTAATTTTGAACAGGCAGATGTCATTTTCCTGAACACCTGTTCTATTCGCGAAAAAGCCGAACTGACAGTTAGAAAGAGATTATCCCAATTTAATACAATTAAAAGAGAAAAGCCTGAACTTACCATAGGTGTTTTGGGCTGCATGGCAGAAAGGCTAAAAGACAAATTACTAGAGGAAGAAAAGTTGGTTGATGTAGTCGTTGGCCCTGATGCTTACCGTGACTTACCCAATTTGGTAAAAGTAGCAGAAGAAGGAGACAAAGGCGTCAATACTTTCCTCTCGAGAGAAGAAACTTATGCGGACATATCACCAGTAAGGCTAAATTCAAATGGGCTGACAGCATTTATTTCCATCATGCGCGGATGTGATAATATGTGTTCCTTCTGTGTGGTTCCTTTTACGAGAGGCAGGGAAAGAAGCCGTGACCCGCATTCTATAGTAAGAGAGGCTCAGGCATTGTTTGACCAAGGATACCGAGAGGTCACACTTTTAGGTCAAAATGTAGACAGCTACAAATGGTCTCCTGAGGAAAACAATAAAGCCAGACTAAACAAGCAAGAAGGTGCTGTCAGCGAAGTAATCAACTTCGCGAACCTATTGGAAATGGTTGCCAAGGTAAGTCCCTTATTGAGAGTGAGGTTCTCCACCTCTCACCCTAAGGACATAACAGATGAAGTACTTTACACTATGAAAAAGTATGACAACATCTGTAAATACATCCACTTACCTGTCCAAAGCGGGAACAGCCGAGTTTTGGATATGATGAACAGAACTTATGACCGCGAATGGTATTTGGAAAGAGTGGCCAAAATAAGAGAAATACTGGGACAGGAATGTGGCATTTCCTCCGATATGATTGCTGGGTTCTGTACTGAAACCGAAGAAGAACACCAAGAGACATTGAGCTTAATGGACATCGTGAAGTATGACTTCTCTTATATGTTCTATTATTCTGAACGACCAGGCACGCTTGCAGCAAAAAAATATGAGGACGACATTCCTCTGGACACCAAGAAAAGGAGACTTCAAGAAATCATCAACAAACAGTCACAGCACTCTTTGGAGAGAAACCAATTGGACGTAGGGCAAATCCAGCAAATCCTTGTGGAAGGAACCAGCAAAAGATCCGAAGATCAGCTCAAGGGAAGAAATTCAGCCAACAAGGTGGTGATTATTCCTAAAGGAAATGTTCAAAAAGGAGATTATGTCCAAGTAAAAATCACGGATTGCACAGCTGCCACCCTCTTTGGTGAAGTGGTTTCCTGA